From the genome of Elusimicrobiota bacterium, one region includes:
- a CDS encoding glycosyltransferase, which yields MTSLPVSSADLERDARVRQRWNQLAPRRDHWIHRNRFYYEQLARFMRAMVPEGMSVLEAGCGTGYLLKQLPGRKATGVDFSEELLARARQALPDASFECRNIQYDVLGGSYDYLIVSDVINDLTDLWAALRNLRGVCHDKTRVVFTYFNPAWQVFIPLAKALHLRMPREDENWFASEDLRQLLEINRFEIIREGSGVFFPLYIPLITNFLNRYCSHWPGLRAFSFSRFMIARPAAAPVSDPAQSSCSVVVPCLNERGNIEAIINRVPVMGKNTELLFVDGGSTDGTWELIQEKIRTDQGPLTLRGQQQKGQKGKGQAVREGFDAASGDVLMILDADITVQPEDLPKFFLAIAEGHAEFVNGSRLVYPMQEKSMRFLNALANYFFGKFLSGIISQRLMDTLCGTKALLRQSYQAIKANRSFFGDFDPFGDFDLIFGAARLNLKIVEIPIRYQARTYGTTKIRRFYHGWLLVKMCLYAMKKFR from the coding sequence ATGACATCCCTGCCCGTTTCATCGGCTGATTTAGAGCGTGACGCGCGCGTCCGCCAACGATGGAACCAGCTGGCGCCGAGACGCGACCACTGGATTCATCGCAACCGCTTCTATTACGAACAACTGGCCCGGTTTATGCGCGCGATGGTCCCCGAAGGCATGTCCGTCCTTGAAGCCGGCTGCGGAACCGGTTACCTGCTGAAGCAGCTCCCCGGGCGGAAAGCGACCGGCGTTGATTTCTCCGAAGAACTTCTGGCTCGCGCGCGCCAGGCTCTCCCGGACGCATCCTTTGAATGCCGGAATATCCAATATGACGTCCTCGGGGGTTCCTACGACTACCTCATTGTTTCCGACGTCATCAATGACCTGACCGACCTCTGGGCCGCTCTGAGGAATCTTCGGGGCGTTTGTCATGACAAAACGCGGGTCGTCTTCACCTACTTCAACCCGGCCTGGCAGGTATTTATCCCTCTGGCGAAAGCCCTTCATCTCCGGATGCCGCGCGAGGATGAAAACTGGTTCGCTTCGGAAGACCTGCGCCAGCTCCTGGAAATCAATCGTTTTGAAATCATCCGGGAGGGGAGTGGCGTGTTTTTCCCGCTCTATATCCCGCTGATCACCAATTTTCTCAACCGGTATTGCTCACATTGGCCGGGCCTTCGGGCTTTTTCGTTCTCACGCTTCATGATTGCTCGGCCGGCCGCCGCTCCCGTCTCAGACCCCGCGCAGTCCAGTTGTTCCGTGGTGGTTCCCTGCCTGAATGAGCGAGGGAACATCGAGGCGATTATTAACCGGGTCCCGGTGATGGGGAAAAACACCGAGCTCCTTTTTGTCGACGGGGGATCTACCGACGGGACCTGGGAGCTGATCCAGGAGAAGATCCGCACCGACCAAGGACCGTTGACCCTTCGGGGACAGCAGCAAAAGGGCCAAAAAGGGAAAGGCCAGGCGGTCCGGGAAGGGTTTGATGCTGCCTCGGGAGACGTCCTCATGATCCTGGATGCCGATATCACGGTGCAGCCGGAAGATCTGCCCAAGTTTTTTCTGGCCATCGCCGAGGGGCATGCGGAGTTCGTCAACGGCTCCCGGCTGGTGTATCCGATGCAGGAAAAATCCATGCGCTTCCTGAATGCGCTGGCCAACTACTTTTTCGGAAAGTTCCTTTCCGGCATTATCAGCCAGCGGCTGATGGATACGCTCTGCGGAACCAAAGCGCTTTTGCGTCAGAGTTATCAGGCTATCAAAGCCAATCGCAGCTTTTTCGGCGATTTTGACCCCTTTGGCGACTTTGATTTAATCTTTGGCGCGGCCCGCCTGAACCTCAAGATCGTCGAGATCCCTATCCGGTATCAGGCGCGGACCTATGGAACAACAAAGATCCGCCGGTTTTATCACGGGTGGTTGCTGGTCAAAATGTGTCTGTACGCCATGAAGAAATTCCGCTGA
- a CDS encoding Gfo/Idh/MocA family oxidoreductase produces MTKRSSEQRRIPCAVVGYGYWGPNLARVLTEHRAFELISICDKSPKCLERISERYPLLRTPANFNDILLDRSIEAVAIATPVGSHYALVRQALENDKHVLVEKPLCTSVPEARRLIALARRKKRVLAVGHTFLYSPPVLKIHQMLLNKELGELFYVDSSRVNLGLFQPDVDVFWDLGPHEVSIALLWLGKDPVRVRAIGTSHVRRRIAEAGYLTMEFPGGVMYQSHLSWLAPVKLRRTSLVGSEKMVVYNDAASDERVKVYHRGVVKNPETFGEFQLTYRSGDVVSPKIDTVEPLHSQCDAWAKAITQGGPLRSGGEFGLRVVRVLEAAQQSLRRNGMPVTLRHA; encoded by the coding sequence ATGACTAAGCGATCGTCCGAACAACGCCGCATCCCCTGTGCTGTCGTCGGCTATGGGTATTGGGGACCCAACCTGGCACGCGTTTTGACGGAACACCGCGCGTTTGAGCTCATCAGCATCTGCGACAAATCGCCCAAATGTCTGGAACGGATCAGCGAACGATACCCGCTTTTGCGTACGCCGGCCAATTTCAACGACATCCTGCTGGACCGTTCGATTGAGGCGGTGGCCATCGCGACCCCTGTGGGAAGCCACTACGCGCTGGTCCGGCAGGCTCTGGAGAACGACAAACATGTTCTGGTTGAAAAACCGCTGTGCACCTCGGTTCCAGAAGCCCGCCGGCTGATCGCGCTGGCCCGCCGGAAAAAACGAGTTCTAGCCGTCGGACATACGTTTCTCTATAGTCCTCCGGTCTTAAAAATCCATCAGATGCTTTTAAACAAGGAATTGGGAGAATTGTTCTATGTAGACTCGTCCCGCGTCAACCTCGGGTTGTTTCAGCCGGATGTGGACGTCTTCTGGGACCTGGGCCCGCATGAAGTCTCGATCGCCCTCTTATGGCTGGGGAAAGATCCTGTTCGCGTCCGCGCCATCGGAACCTCTCATGTCCGCCGGCGCATCGCTGAAGCGGGGTATTTGACCATGGAATTCCCCGGAGGAGTCATGTACCAGAGCCATCTCAGCTGGCTGGCTCCCGTGAAACTCCGCCGGACCTCCCTGGTGGGGTCGGAAAAAATGGTTGTGTACAACGACGCGGCCAGCGACGAGCGCGTCAAGGTTTATCATCGAGGCGTCGTGAAGAATCCTGAAACCTTCGGCGAATTCCAGCTGACCTACCGCTCCGGCGATGTCGTCAGCCCGAAGATCGATACCGTCGAGCCCCTTCATTCCCAGTGCGACGCCTGGGCCAAAGCCATTACGCAAGGCGGCCCGCTCCGGTCAGGGGGAGAATTCGGATTGCGCGTGGTCCGCGTCCTGGAAGCCGCCCAACAATCCCTGCGCCGGAACGGAATGCCGGTCACCCTCAGGCATGCCTGA
- a CDS encoding glycosyltransferase family 39 protein gives MPDIRRRHLWILLAILLLGLGLRFRGISWGLPDQSRYYHGSSYHPDEQSMFYALKEISWSRRQFYPTDPIIGCRGTLQMYTIGLALTVCRPWLTIRPDSTYYQEHPQELSRIYRVGRWVSVLQSLAAVIALFWLSTLKTGNSRTGLIAAALLAVSPVHVVNAHYISTDSAFTLYLILLGIACLRIYQKGSLSAFGWAGFVFGLLTANKFNAVSALLIPLTADVLRHQGIKPGKNWILFTGTAVAGFLIGCPTPVLGPHDFVALLHHLKTMSLMKFSPLMDGSFPPSNLMFYGLEAFYFGLGIPLWIAVLAGTARALFRRDPGDMIWWPWLVIFFVLITNTSWRVMRWIIPLLIPMFLWTAEWLSTIRGRKTILAVVLLGTTVYSACYVYAMSTPDVRDTSSDWIAEHWPPNARVGFTQKPYLWDPTIFQMPYFHPQTSGKNPDQPAFKIYPLDESLQQLQLTQPDYLVANDYFTGVYRLNPSAYRLLPAGQFLAEVFNPAAYRTVATFGKRVRLGPIDLYGKDLRYPHDWRYPFPTITLMEKVP, from the coding sequence ATGCCTGACATTCGCCGCCGGCATCTTTGGATCCTCCTGGCGATTCTCCTGCTCGGGCTGGGCCTGCGTTTTCGGGGAATTTCGTGGGGACTCCCTGACCAAAGCCGCTATTACCACGGTAGTTCCTATCATCCCGATGAACAATCCATGTTCTACGCCTTAAAAGAAATCAGCTGGAGCCGCCGGCAATTTTATCCGACCGATCCGATCATCGGCTGCCGCGGAACCCTCCAGATGTATACCATCGGTCTGGCCTTGACGGTTTGCCGGCCCTGGCTGACGATTCGCCCGGACAGCACCTATTATCAAGAGCACCCGCAGGAGCTTTCCCGCATTTACCGTGTCGGGCGATGGGTCAGCGTCCTCCAATCCTTGGCCGCGGTCATCGCCCTGTTCTGGCTGAGCACCCTCAAGACAGGGAATTCACGGACCGGGCTTATCGCGGCGGCCTTATTAGCCGTTTCGCCAGTGCATGTCGTGAATGCCCATTACATTTCAACGGATTCGGCTTTTACCCTGTATTTGATTTTGTTGGGAATCGCCTGCTTACGGATCTACCAAAAGGGATCGTTGTCCGCCTTCGGATGGGCCGGCTTCGTTTTCGGTTTGTTGACCGCCAATAAATTCAACGCGGTCAGCGCCCTTCTGATCCCATTGACCGCCGATGTATTGCGCCATCAGGGGATCAAACCCGGGAAGAACTGGATTCTGTTCACGGGAACAGCGGTTGCCGGATTTTTGATCGGCTGCCCGACCCCCGTGCTGGGCCCTCATGATTTCGTGGCGCTCCTGCATCACCTGAAAACCATGAGTCTCATGAAATTCAGCCCGCTGATGGACGGTTCTTTCCCGCCCTCGAATCTCATGTTTTATGGCCTTGAGGCTTTTTATTTCGGGCTGGGAATTCCTTTATGGATCGCGGTTCTCGCCGGAACCGCACGAGCCTTGTTCCGCCGCGATCCCGGCGACATGATCTGGTGGCCCTGGCTGGTGATCTTCTTCGTCCTCATCACGAATACGTCCTGGCGCGTGATGCGCTGGATCATTCCGTTGCTGATCCCCATGTTTCTTTGGACAGCGGAGTGGCTGAGCACGATCCGCGGACGAAAAACCATCCTGGCGGTTGTTCTGCTCGGAACAACGGTGTACTCGGCATGCTATGTTTATGCCATGTCGACACCCGACGTCAGGGATACATCCTCGGATTGGATCGCCGAGCATTGGCCACCGAACGCCCGAGTCGGATTCACCCAAAAACCCTACTTATGGGATCCCACGATTTTTCAGATGCCGTATTTTCATCCGCAGACTTCCGGCAAGAACCCGGATCAACCGGCTTTCAAAATTTATCCGCTGGATGAATCCCTCCAACAACTGCAGCTCACGCAACCCGATTACCTGGTGGCGAATGATTATTTCACGGGGGTTTACCGGCTGAATCCGTCCGCTTATCGTCTGTTGCCAGCCGGCCAATTTCTAGCGGAGGTATTTAACCCGGCGGCTTACCGCACCGTCGCGACATTCGGTAAACGTGTTCGTCTTGGTCCCATAGACCTGTATGGAAAAGATCTTCGTTATCCGCATGATTGGCGTTATCCCTTTCCAACGATCACGCTGATGGAAAAAGTACCGTAA
- a CDS encoding glycosyltransferase family 39 protein, with amino-acid sequence MTSTIGKLGALIGLAFVLRAGYGLSRPPVVVGDEQNFDGIGWHLASENRYVMKEGPSAYRLPAYPLFLGGVYKIAGHSLPAARLAQAAAGALLVLVMFWTGKVLFGTEASGWIAAVFTSLYPFFIYYDSQLIAESFIVFWTTITIGLLLRWKKSPRSAGWAALSGLSFCLLCLTKSNFILVFLIFLAIEGAALWRRSPGAVSVKTLVLFMLVFVTPILGWGIRNQRTFGRFFLDSHGGISMLDCVKYYDIHRETRFASVLPQLPAYQAASGLNEAEQDLLYEKEALQFIRENPRLILSRVIPNFVNFWRFYPRQDVTFQDNQRVLTLISLLTEPFLLLAGAAGLWLTRRRWRELYPSYAFILVLMSIHLIMASQMRYRLPLMPIFILFSAYFLENRLWRRA; translated from the coding sequence ATGACATCGACGATTGGCAAGCTGGGTGCTTTGATCGGACTGGCGTTTGTCCTACGGGCCGGATACGGCCTTTCGCGTCCGCCTGTCGTCGTCGGGGATGAGCAGAATTTTGACGGGATCGGATGGCATCTCGCTTCCGAAAACCGATATGTCATGAAAGAAGGCCCATCCGCTTACCGCCTTCCAGCCTACCCGCTTTTTCTGGGAGGGGTTTATAAAATCGCCGGGCATTCGCTGCCAGCCGCCCGTCTGGCTCAGGCCGCGGCCGGGGCGCTGCTGGTTCTGGTCATGTTCTGGACAGGCAAGGTTCTCTTTGGCACGGAAGCCTCCGGCTGGATCGCGGCCGTGTTCACCTCGCTCTATCCTTTCTTTATCTACTACGACAGCCAGTTGATCGCCGAGAGTTTTATCGTCTTCTGGACCACGATAACCATCGGACTTCTCCTTCGTTGGAAAAAGTCTCCACGTTCCGCCGGATGGGCCGCGCTGAGCGGTCTTTCTTTTTGCCTGCTTTGTTTGACCAAATCCAATTTTATTCTCGTTTTTCTCATTTTCCTGGCCATCGAAGGAGCAGCCCTTTGGCGCCGCTCCCCAGGCGCGGTTTCCGTCAAAACCCTTGTCCTTTTTATGCTTGTTTTTGTGACTCCGATTCTGGGGTGGGGAATACGCAACCAACGCACCTTTGGCCGTTTCTTTCTGGACAGCCACGGAGGCATTTCCATGCTGGATTGCGTCAAATACTACGACATACACCGCGAAACCCGATTCGCTTCTGTTCTGCCTCAATTGCCCGCTTACCAGGCTGCCAGCGGTTTAAATGAAGCGGAACAAGACCTCCTCTATGAAAAAGAAGCTCTGCAGTTTATCCGGGAAAATCCCCGGCTGATCCTCTCTCGTGTGATCCCGAATTTTGTCAATTTCTGGCGTTTTTACCCTCGCCAGGATGTCACGTTCCAGGACAACCAACGGGTACTGACGCTGATCAGTCTTCTGACGGAACCGTTTCTCCTCCTGGCTGGGGCCGCAGGACTCTGGCTCACGCGGCGGCGATGGAGAGAGCTGTATCCTTCGTACGCCTTCATTCTTGTTCTCATGAGCATCCATCTCATCATGGCCAGTCAAATGCGTTACCGGCTGCCGCTCATGCCGATTTTCATTCTTTTTTCAGCCTATTTTCTCGAGAACAGATTATGGCGACGCGCATAG
- the asnB gene encoding asparagine synthase (glutamine-hydrolyzing): protein MCGICGIVNKDGTAADEGLLRSMTNVISHRGPDEQTAQTWGPAGFGFARLAIIDLSGGHQPMTNEDGRLWLVFNGEIYNFQALREQLQKTGKHTFKTRSDTEVILHLYEEYGEQCVEHLRGMFAFAIWDTREQSLFMARDRFGKKPLVYADLGNQFLFASELKALLQHPAVSKDIDYSAIDLYLTYQYIPSPKTVFRQIQKLPPAHTLRWQNGKTSIRRYWEPRFTPKTTLRFPDAQIALKEKLSEATKLRMIADVPLGAFLSGGVDSSIVVSLMSRLSAQPIKTFSIGFEEEGYSELPFARQVAEHCHTDHHEFIVNPYSIDVLPKLAWHYGEPYADSSALPSYFLSKMARRYVTVALNGDGGDENFGGYLRYQAMAFARRWQHVPAPLRQALSRATACLPNGHPPLAWGHRIKRLFYLSTLEPDQIYLNAICYFKENQKESLYTPLMKDARKAANAPAYLLDTLKRASGLEGVDPYLLTDLMTYLPECLMVKMDIATMANSLETRSPFLDHELTELAGSFPPAWKLHGLTGGKYILRKTFESDLPSGLFNRRKQGFVIPMSHWFRKDLGPFLHDTLLSKRTANRGLFEQAAVQQLLDENASGQIDHSYRLWALLMLEMWFQVYIDSPGASPP from the coding sequence ATGTGCGGCATTTGCGGAATCGTGAACAAGGATGGAACGGCAGCGGACGAAGGCCTTCTCCGGTCCATGACAAATGTGATTTCTCACCGCGGACCCGACGAACAAACGGCGCAGACCTGGGGACCGGCCGGATTCGGATTCGCGCGCCTGGCCATCATTGATCTCTCCGGCGGTCATCAACCCATGACGAATGAAGACGGCCGTCTATGGCTCGTCTTCAACGGGGAAATCTACAACTTCCAGGCGCTCCGGGAACAACTTCAGAAAACGGGCAAGCACACGTTTAAGACGCGCAGCGACACCGAAGTGATCCTGCACCTCTACGAAGAATACGGCGAACAGTGCGTGGAGCATCTCCGGGGCATGTTCGCGTTTGCCATCTGGGACACACGGGAACAATCGTTGTTCATGGCCCGGGACCGCTTCGGCAAGAAACCGCTGGTGTATGCGGATCTGGGCAACCAGTTTCTCTTCGCTTCCGAGCTGAAGGCCTTGCTGCAGCACCCGGCGGTTTCCAAAGATATCGACTACAGCGCGATTGATTTGTATCTCACCTATCAATACATCCCGAGCCCGAAAACCGTTTTCCGGCAGATACAAAAGCTTCCTCCCGCGCATACGCTGCGATGGCAGAATGGAAAAACCTCGATCCGGCGGTACTGGGAACCTCGGTTTACCCCCAAGACCACGCTTCGTTTTCCCGATGCTCAAATCGCTCTGAAAGAAAAACTTTCCGAAGCCACCAAACTCCGCATGATCGCGGACGTGCCGTTGGGAGCCTTTTTATCTGGAGGCGTGGATTCATCCATCGTGGTCAGCCTTATGAGCCGGCTCTCGGCCCAACCGATCAAGACGTTTTCGATCGGGTTTGAAGAAGAAGGCTATTCCGAACTCCCGTTTGCCCGGCAAGTGGCCGAGCATTGCCATACGGATCACCACGAATTCATCGTCAACCCTTACAGCATCGACGTCCTGCCGAAGCTGGCCTGGCATTACGGAGAGCCTTACGCGGATTCCAGCGCCTTGCCGTCTTATTTTCTATCGAAAATGGCCCGCCGGTACGTGACGGTGGCGCTGAATGGGGATGGGGGAGATGAAAACTTTGGGGGGTATCTCCGCTATCAGGCGATGGCTTTTGCGCGGCGATGGCAACACGTTCCCGCCCCCTTACGCCAAGCCCTCAGCCGGGCCACGGCCTGCCTGCCCAACGGCCATCCGCCGCTGGCCTGGGGACACCGGATCAAGCGTCTGTTCTACCTCAGCACCCTGGAACCGGACCAGATCTACCTGAATGCCATTTGTTATTTCAAGGAAAACCAAAAAGAATCGCTCTATACACCGTTGATGAAGGACGCCCGGAAAGCCGCCAATGCCCCGGCTTATCTGCTCGACACCCTGAAGCGCGCCAGCGGATTGGAAGGAGTCGACCCTTATCTCTTAACGGATCTCATGACGTATCTGCCGGAATGTTTGATGGTTAAAATGGATATCGCGACCATGGCCAATTCACTCGAAACCCGCTCTCCCTTTCTGGACCATGAACTCACCGAGCTGGCCGGAAGCTTCCCTCCTGCCTGGAAACTGCATGGGCTGACCGGAGGCAAATATATCCTGCGCAAAACATTTGAAAGCGATCTTCCCTCGGGACTTTTTAACCGCAGAAAGCAGGGATTCGTGATCCCCATGAGTCATTGGTTCCGCAAAGATCTGGGTCCCTTCCTGCACGACACGCTGCTGTCCAAACGAACGGCTAACCGGGGGCTCTTTGAACAGGCCGCCGTTCAGCAGCTTCTCGACGAAAACGCGTCAGGCCAGATCGATCACAGCTACCGCCTGTGGGCGCTGCTGATGCTTGAGATGTGGTTCCAGGTGTATATCGACTCGCCGGGAGCTTCCCCACCATGA
- a CDS encoding glycosyltransferase family 9 protein — protein MTTRMALIKLGALGDVVRTTSILRPLHHRYPGCEITWITLPSASPLLARNPWITRIVDREQDAAALEKESFEKIICLDEDRRAAALAARLKGEKFGTYLTDSNTVTYTPSSQAWFGMSLLNRDPDGSLQTANRLKQANRKTYPRILLEMLGLTDAPKEMTEPILIPHPEEEARAAEFLRRQEQPKSHPLLGINTGAGPRWINKQMTVEATARLVTALQKAGYRRGLLLGGPDEKERNAQLLQNTGTFLIDTGTDNSLARFISIVNLCEAVITSDSLCMHVALALQKKVIAFFGPTSPAEIDFNGRGAPWLPAHSCECYYLTKCRAPQFCLETLDPAACLQLLNQFVPIAQGAL, from the coding sequence ATGACCACACGCATGGCTCTCATCAAACTCGGAGCGCTCGGCGATGTGGTTCGGACCACCAGTATCCTCCGTCCGCTGCATCACCGGTATCCCGGCTGTGAAATCACCTGGATCACGCTTCCATCCGCCAGCCCCCTGCTGGCACGAAACCCTTGGATCACGCGCATCGTCGACCGGGAACAGGATGCGGCGGCATTGGAAAAGGAATCCTTCGAGAAGATTATCTGCCTTGATGAAGACCGCCGGGCCGCCGCGCTGGCCGCGCGGTTGAAGGGGGAGAAATTCGGGACGTATTTGACCGACAGCAACACCGTCACCTATACCCCTTCCTCTCAGGCGTGGTTCGGAATGAGCCTGCTGAACCGCGACCCCGATGGCTCTCTCCAAACAGCCAATCGATTGAAACAGGCCAACCGGAAAACGTACCCCCGGATTCTTCTGGAAATGCTGGGACTCACAGACGCTCCGAAAGAAATGACCGAACCGATCCTCATCCCCCATCCGGAAGAGGAAGCACGGGCCGCGGAATTTCTTCGGCGGCAGGAGCAGCCCAAGTCGCATCCTCTTCTGGGAATCAACACCGGAGCTGGCCCGCGATGGATCAATAAACAGATGACCGTGGAAGCCACCGCGCGCCTGGTCACGGCTCTCCAGAAAGCGGGATACCGCCGCGGGCTGCTGCTGGGAGGCCCCGACGAAAAAGAACGGAACGCTCAACTCCTGCAAAACACCGGAACTTTTTTAATCGACACCGGCACGGATAACTCCCTGGCCCGCTTTATTTCCATCGTGAACCTCTGCGAGGCGGTGATTACAAGCGACAGCCTCTGCATGCATGTGGCCCTGGCGCTTCAGAAGAAAGTCATCGCGTTCTTTGGACCGACCTCCCCTGCGGAAATAGATTTCAACGGGCGCGGAGCCCCGTGGCTGCCGGCTCATTCCTGTGAGTGTTATTACCTCACGAAATGCCGGGCTCCTCAATTTTGTCTCGAGACATTAGATCCCGCCGCATGCCTTCAGTTGTTGAATCAGTTCGTGCCGATCGCCCAGGGGGCGCTCTAA
- a CDS encoding methyltransferase domain-containing protein, with protein MPETQRQITKKYWDLYWAIKGCYPEYFKKKMPINIGFMSPTTLDGSRSKLKQVIGDSQSVLDIGSGDNFVQRAMRSAGHKGVYHTLDLDARFPHEYHDLSEVNQSYDVIVMFNLIAHMPLDDFYAHLAFCESHLNPGGTIAISTPNANHVNCVWKGDMTHIHPLPPQDLYCLFRVLGYDVAMYRTHIVEEHFGILRWIRRGLACLIAWILYADAAEDILLFATRPPRAPDKR; from the coding sequence ATGCCCGAAACACAACGCCAGATCACGAAGAAATATTGGGATCTCTATTGGGCCATTAAGGGGTGTTATCCCGAGTATTTTAAAAAGAAAATGCCGATCAACATCGGATTCATGAGTCCAACAACGCTCGATGGATCCCGATCGAAACTCAAACAGGTGATCGGAGACTCCCAGTCTGTTCTCGACATCGGCTCCGGCGATAATTTCGTGCAGCGCGCGATGCGATCCGCGGGCCACAAAGGCGTTTACCACACGCTCGATTTAGACGCCCGGTTCCCGCACGAGTATCACGATTTGTCGGAGGTGAATCAATCCTACGATGTGATCGTCATGTTCAATCTCATTGCGCATATGCCCCTGGATGATTTTTACGCGCATCTCGCTTTCTGCGAAAGCCATCTCAATCCGGGAGGAACCATCGCGATCTCGACTCCCAACGCCAATCACGTGAACTGTGTCTGGAAGGGGGACATGACGCACATCCATCCCCTCCCGCCTCAGGATCTGTATTGTCTGTTCAGGGTCCTCGGGTACGACGTGGCCATGTATCGCACCCATATCGTCGAAGAACATTTCGGGATATTGCGCTGGATCCGGCGGGGACTGGCCTGCCTGATCGCCTGGATCCTTTATGCGGATGCCGCTGAAGACATCCTGTTGTTTGCGACACGCCCCCCGCGCGCGCCGGACAAACGATGA
- a CDS encoding glycosyltransferase, translating to MATRIAHLITSLEGGGTENFLFQITTHAPATMETRVFFLRKDGVMGQRIRQAGVAVKGPVCPATLLNELRKFKPDALHTCLYWANQVGRIAGRILGIPVIVSSQRSIDVWQKPWHGWMDRFTLPMAHLVLCNSAEAMMVLQKRLGRRAGPRFEKLENGLDDSVLVLQDSSAARRAYHLPEDAIVGGTLMRLHREKGAELIPDFASALLSAEPRLHLLVGGTGPLEPELKQRTSHHPWSNRLHWLGWENRISRFYSAIDFFWSLSREESFPQTLLEASAMGVPWMAPDVGEISALAGFGEGHIVYPAAGRQDAAAIGLQFLKNLGQNQDLSRAAAGRIRERFRMTRMIDRFYQQIESALQNVRRGEPN from the coding sequence ATGGCGACGCGCATAGCCCATCTCATTACGAGTCTGGAAGGCGGGGGAACGGAGAATTTCCTCTTCCAGATCACCACTCATGCTCCGGCTACGATGGAGACCCGGGTATTCTTCCTGAGGAAGGATGGGGTCATGGGACAACGAATCCGTCAAGCCGGGGTCGCCGTGAAAGGCCCGGTCTGTCCGGCGACTCTTCTGAACGAATTACGAAAGTTTAAGCCGGATGCGCTTCATACCTGTTTATACTGGGCCAACCAGGTTGGCCGGATCGCCGGCAGGATCCTCGGGATTCCCGTAATCGTCTCAAGTCAACGCTCCATCGATGTCTGGCAGAAACCGTGGCACGGCTGGATGGACCGGTTCACGTTGCCGATGGCTCATCTGGTTCTCTGCAATTCGGCCGAGGCCATGATGGTACTTCAGAAACGGCTGGGCCGCCGCGCGGGGCCGCGTTTTGAAAAACTGGAAAATGGTCTGGACGATTCAGTCCTGGTTCTTCAGGACAGCTCGGCCGCTCGCCGGGCATATCACCTTCCGGAGGATGCCATCGTGGGCGGAACACTCATGCGCCTGCACCGGGAAAAAGGAGCGGAACTGATCCCCGATTTCGCCTCGGCACTCCTGAGCGCAGAACCCAGGCTGCATCTGCTCGTGGGGGGTACGGGGCCTCTGGAACCGGAGCTGAAACAACGAACGTCGCATCACCCCTGGAGCAACCGGCTTCATTGGCTGGGATGGGAGAACCGGATCAGTCGTTTTTATTCAGCCATTGATTTCTTCTGGTCCTTATCCCGCGAGGAGAGCTTCCCGCAGACGTTGCTCGAGGCTTCCGCCATGGGCGTTCCCTGGATGGCTCCGGATGTCGGAGAAATCTCCGCGCTGGCGGGATTTGGAGAAGGCCACATCGTTTATCCGGCCGCCGGCCGCCAGGACGCCGCCGCGATAGGCCTTCAATTTCTGAAAAACCTGGGCCAGAACCAGGATCTTTCGCGCGCGGCGGCTGGCCGGATCAGGGAACGTTTCCGCATGACGCGGATGATTGACCGCTTTTACCAGCAAATTGAATCGGCGCTGCAAAACGTGCGCAGAGGAGAACCGAACTAA
- a CDS encoding methyltransferase domain-containing protein, which translates to MKLSDDARKQIERDHGRRIIDKAPFFWGRNSQAGLRRLENRINDLKSFFGPMESKTLLELGCGTGLWTDYLAQTQASITALDISKELLDRAQARLQNPRVRFLVGDAEQLPFPDESFDCVCGISVLHHLDVPKTLAEAYRTLKRGGRIWFSEPNMLNPQIMIQKNVPIIKRWAGDTPSETAFFRWSLAGQFRAAGFRNVVVQPFDFLHPWLPDAWTGCMDSVGHTLEKTVLLREIAGSVYVHAEK; encoded by the coding sequence ATGAAACTATCCGATGACGCTCGCAAACAAATCGAGAGGGACCATGGCCGCCGGATTATCGACAAGGCTCCTTTCTTTTGGGGACGCAACTCGCAGGCCGGGCTTCGCCGGTTGGAAAATCGAATTAACGATCTCAAGTCGTTTTTCGGACCGATGGAAAGCAAAACCCTTCTGGAACTCGGCTGCGGCACGGGGCTTTGGACAGACTATTTAGCGCAAACCCAGGCGTCCATTACGGCTCTGGACATTTCCAAAGAATTGCTGGACCGGGCCCAAGCCCGCCTCCAAAACCCCAGAGTCCGCTTCCTCGTCGGTGACGCGGAACAACTTCCATTTCCAGACGAATCATTTGACTGCGTGTGCGGAATATCCGTTCTTCACCATCTGGATGTTCCCAAGACGCTGGCCGAAGCCTATCGCACACTCAAACGAGGCGGCCGCATCTGGTTCAGCGAGCCCAACATGCTCAACCCCCAGATTATGATCCAGAAAAACGTTCCGATTATTAAACGCTGGGCTGGAGACACCCCCAGTGAAACCGCTTTCTTTCGCTGGTCTCTGGCCGGACAATTCCGCGCCGCCGGCTTCCGGAATGTCGTTGTTCAGCCGTTCGATTTTCTGCACCCCTGGCTACCCGATGCGTGGACCGGGTGCATGGACTCCGTCGGGCACACTCTGGAGAAAACCGTCCTGCTTCGGGAAATCGCGGGATCCGTCTATGTCCATGCGGAAAAGTAA